In Anoplopoma fimbria isolate UVic2021 breed Golden Eagle Sablefish chromosome 12, Afim_UVic_2022, whole genome shotgun sequence, one DNA window encodes the following:
- the LOC129099463 gene encoding proteasomal ubiquitin receptor ADRM1-like — protein sequence MASGALFPSMVSGSRGSSSKYLVEFRAGKMTMKGSTVTPDKRKGQVYIQQTDDSLIHFCWKDRTTGNVDDDLIIFPDDCEFKRVNQCTTGRVYVLKFKAGSKRLFFWIQEPKTDKDEEHCRKVNEYLNNPPMPGALGSGGSGGHDLSALGGEGGLQSLLGNMSHNQLMQLIGPTGLGGSVRGLGALAGPGLANLLGSSSSSSSSVPAASNSSTSPSTAVTPTSTSATSRLGSTQVPTTPITPSATSVASPTATTPTTPAVSSAAAGAANPAQPIQLRDLQSILATMNVPASGTGVDLASVLTPEIMAPILVNPEVQQRLMPYLPSGESLPQSTEELHNTLSSPQFQQAMSMFSSALASGQLGPLMNQFGLPAEAVDAANKGDVEAFAKAMETEKKSDQDGDSKDKKDDDEDMSLD from the exons ATGGCGTCTGGAGCTTTGTTCCCCAGCATGGTGTCCGGGTCCCGCGGCTCCTCCAGCAAGTACCTGGTGGAGTTTCGGGCCGGTAAGATGACCATGAAAGGCAGCACGGTGACCCCTGACAAGCGCAAAGGTCAGGTCTACATCCAGCAGACCGACGACTCCCTGATCCACTTCTGCTGGAAGGATCGGACGACCGGGAACGTGGATGAT GACCTGATCATCTTCCCTGATGACTGCGAGTTCAAACGGGTGAACCAGTGCACCACCGGACGAGTCTATGTGCTGAAGTTCAAAGCTGGCTCCAAGAGACTCTTCTTCTGGATTCAG GAGCCAAAGACTGACAAGGACGAGGAGCACTGCCGTAAAGTGAACGAGTATCTCAACAACCCTCCCATGCCGGGTGCTCTGGGTAGTGGCGGCAGCGGAGGACACGATCTGTCCGCTCTGGGAG GGGAGGGCGGTCTGCAGAGCCTTCTGGGTAACATGAGCCACAACCAGCTCATGCAACTCATTGGACCAACTGGACTGGGGGGATCGGTAC GTGGTCTCGGGGCCTTGGCTGGTCCGGGATTGGCAAACCTcctgggcagcagcagcagcagtagcagcagcgtTCCTGCAGCCAGTAACTCCTCCACAAG tCCGTCCACAGCCGtcacccccacctccacctctgctACCAGTCGGCTGGGCTCCACCCAGGTGCCAACCACCCCCATCACTCCCTCCGCCACCTCAGTGGCCTCCCCGACAGCCACCACTCCCACTACCCCTGCTGTGTCCTCTGCGGCGGCGGGGGCAGCTAACCCCGCACAGCCCATCCAGCTGAGAGACCTGCAGAGCATCCTGGCCACCATGAACGTTCCCGCCAGCGGAACGGGAG TGGACCTTGCCAGCGTCCTGACTCCTGAGATCATGGCTCCCATCCTTGTGAACCCTGAGGTGCAGCAGAGGTTGATGCCTTACCTTCCCTCTGGAGAGTCCCTGCCTCAGAGCACAGAGGAGCTCCACAACACGCTCAGCTCGCCTCAGTTTCAGCAG GCTATGAGCATGTTCAGCAGCGCCCTGGCGTCCGGGCAGTTAGGGCCTCTGATGAACCAGTTCGGTTTGCCTGCGGAGGCTGTTGATGCAGCCAACAAAGGAG ATGTCGAGGCTTTTGCCAAAGCcatggagacagagaaaaagtcGGACCAGGATGGAGATTCCAAAGACAAGAAAGACGATGATGAAGACATGAGTCTGGACTAA
- the LOC129099675 gene encoding oxysterol-binding protein-related protein 2-like: MNSEEEFYDAETGLESDDSCEVSFKDALVFDSKQGTDSSAKQENGVWERRKTLPAEMISRNNFSVWSILKKCIGMELSKIAMPVVFNEPLSFLQRISEYMEHTHLIHTACSLSDSIDRMQVVAAFAVSAVASQWERTGKPFNPLLGETYELTREEEGYRLISEQVSHHPPVSAFHAQSLKQEFEFHGSIYPKLKFWGKSVEAEPKGTMTLELLKHKEVYTWTNPMCCVHNIILGKLWIEQYGTVEIVNHSTGDKCVLNFKPCGMFGKELHKVEGHIQDKSKKKRRMIYGKWTECMYSVDPKVYEAYKKSEKKTGGDSKKLKQGHSCEADETDEMPEVQETVTVIPGSALLWRITPRPADSAQMYNFTSFAMTLNELEPGMERLLATTDCRLRPDIRAMENGDMDTSSTEKERLEEKQRASRRERSVDEEEWSTRWFQLGTNPHTGAEDWLYTGGYFDRNYTDCPSIY, translated from the exons ATGAACAGTGAGGAAGAGTTTTACGACgctgagacag GGCTGGAGTCAGATGATTCCTGTGAGGTCAGTTTCAAAGATGCCCTGGTGTTTGACAGTAAGCAGGGGACTGACAGCAGTGCCAAACAGGAGAATGGAGTGTGGGAGCGCAG GAAAACCCTGCCTGCTGAAATGATCTCCAGAAACAATTTCAGTGTGTGGAGTATACTGAAGAAATGCATTGGCATG GAACTGTCCAAAATAGCGATGCCCGTTGTGTTTAACGAGCCGCTGAGCTTCCTTCAGAGAATCTCGGAGTACATGGAGCACACTCACCTCATCCACACAGCCTGCAGTTTGTCTGACTCAATAGACCGAATGCAG GTTGTTGCTGCGTTTGCTGTTTCGGCTGTAGCATCTCAATGGGAAAGGACTGGAAAGCCATTTAATCCTTTACTGGGGGAAACATATGAACTCACAAG agaggaagagggctACAGATTGATCTCGGAGCAGGTGAGCCACCACCCCCCTGTCAGTGCCTTCCATGCCCAGTCTCTGAAACAAGAGTTTGAGTTTCACGGCTCCATTTACCCGAAACTCAAGTTTTGGGGCAAAAGTGTGGAGGCTGAGCCCAAAGGCACCATGACGCTGGAGCTACTGAA ACATAAAGAAGTGTACACATGGACAAACCCAATGTGTTGTGTGCATAACATCATACTGGGAAAACTCTGGATCGAGCAATATGGAACGGTGGAGATAGTCAACCACAG CACGGGAGATAAGTGTGTGTTGAACTTCAAACCGTGTGGAATGTTTGGGAAAGAGCTGCACAAAGTCGAGGGTCATATCCAAGACAAAAG TAAGAAGAAGCGCCGAATGATCTACGGGAAGTGGACAGAGTGCATGTACAGCGTGGACCCAAAGGTTTACGAAGCATACAAGAAGTCAGAGAAGAAGACGGGGGGAGACTCAAAAAAGCTGAAACAG GGACATAGTTGTGAAGCGGACGAGACGGATGAGATGCCAGAAGTTCAAGAGACTGTGACTGTGATACCAGGAAGTGCCTTACTGTGGAGGATAACGCCGCGGCCTGCTGATTCAGCGCAG ATGTATAACTTCACCAGCTTTGCCATGACACTAAACGAACTGGAGCCCGGCATGGAGAGACTACTGGCAACAACCGACTGCCGGCTACGGCCCGACATCAGAGCCATGGAGAACGGAGACATGG aCACATCAAGTACAGAGAAGGAGCGGTTAGAGGAGAAACAAAGGGCCTCACGCAGGGAACGCTCCGTGGATGAGGAGGAGTGGTCAACCAG gtGGTTTCAGCTGGGAACTAACCCTCATACTGGAGCTGAGGACTGGCTGTACACAGGAGGATATTTTGACAGGAATTACACTGACTGTCCCAGCATCTATTGA